One Leifsonia shinshuensis DNA window includes the following coding sequences:
- a CDS encoding GNAT family N-acetyltransferase has translation MLERCSPGDVDSLTAFLRQADLTLSGLDSPGVRLWVERAEDGSIVGSTGYELSADGAHALIRSVAVGADHRSGGRGTRLARYALGQATREGATRAWLFSHRSGPFWESLDFVRADRDELAAALSSTHQVALFRRTGQLAHEVAWSRRLG, from the coding sequence ATGCTCGAGCGCTGCTCCCCCGGAGACGTCGACTCGCTGACGGCGTTCCTCCGCCAGGCGGACCTCACCCTCAGCGGGCTGGACTCCCCTGGCGTGCGCCTCTGGGTGGAGCGCGCCGAGGACGGGTCGATCGTCGGCAGCACCGGGTACGAGCTGAGCGCGGACGGCGCGCACGCCCTCATCCGGAGCGTCGCGGTGGGCGCCGATCACCGATCGGGGGGCCGCGGGACGAGGCTCGCTCGGTACGCGCTCGGTCAGGCGACGCGCGAGGGCGCGACACGGGCATGGCTGTTCAGCCACCGCTCCGGGCCGTTCTGGGAGTCGCTGGACTTCGTCCGCGCCGACCGCGACGAGCTCGCGGCCGCGCTCTCTTCGACGCACCAGGTGGCGTTGTTCCGGCGGACAGGTCAGCTCGCGCACGAAGTCGCGTGGTCGCGCCGGCTGGGGTGA